A DNA window from Borrelia sp. HM contains the following coding sequences:
- the tyrS gene encoding tyrosine--tRNA ligase: MNLALEILKKRGFLKQCTNLGALNALMNRERIVFYIGVDATSTSLHIGHLIPFMAMAHLQRQGHIPIALIGGGTTKIGDPSGKDKMRKILAKEDISRNVKAIKEQLFRIIDFSQGYVLDNAEWIDNINYIEFLREVGVHFSVNRMLGFETYKRRLNNNGLSFIEFNYQLLQSYDFYILSKTKNCSLQIGGDDQWGNIVLGVDLIRRKSGTEVFGLTLPLITRSDGKKMGKSEQGAVYLDSKIYSVNDFYQYFRNVPDLDVKKFLYLFTFLEEDEIDHISSFKGALLNKAKETLAFEITKIVHGEDAALRANSAAKAAFQGHGGNRADIPSFKLGPLGLDGGGVLLIDLMDFLKIVSSKSEARRLINSGGVYIDKLRVIDQNYFLSKDSFASGELELRVGKKKILRIIL; the protein is encoded by the coding sequence ATGAATCTTGCATTAGAGATTTTGAAAAAGAGAGGATTCTTAAAACAATGTACTAATTTAGGAGCATTAAATGCTTTAATGAATAGGGAGAGGATAGTCTTTTATATTGGTGTTGATGCTACTTCGACCTCTTTACATATTGGACATTTAATTCCTTTTATGGCAATGGCACATCTTCAAAGGCAGGGTCATATTCCAATTGCTTTAATTGGTGGTGGTACTACAAAGATAGGTGATCCTTCAGGTAAGGATAAAATGCGAAAAATTTTAGCAAAGGAAGATATAAGCAGAAATGTTAAGGCAATCAAGGAACAATTATTTAGAATAATAGATTTTAGTCAAGGATATGTTCTTGATAATGCAGAATGGATTGATAATATTAATTATATTGAATTTTTAAGAGAGGTTGGAGTTCATTTTTCTGTTAATCGTATGTTGGGATTTGAGACTTATAAAAGAAGATTGAATAATAATGGTCTGTCTTTTATTGAATTTAATTATCAACTTTTGCAATCATATGATTTTTATATATTAAGTAAGACTAAAAATTGTAGCCTTCAAATTGGAGGTGATGATCAATGGGGCAATATTGTACTAGGTGTTGATTTGATTAGGCGAAAGTCAGGAACAGAGGTTTTTGGACTTACATTACCACTTATTACAAGAAGTGATGGCAAGAAGATGGGAAAGTCAGAACAAGGAGCAGTTTATCTTGATTCAAAGATTTACAGTGTTAATGACTTTTATCAATATTTTAGAAATGTCCCAGATTTGGATGTTAAAAAATTTTTATATCTGTTTACTTTTTTAGAAGAAGATGAGATTGATCATATTTCAAGCTTCAAGGGAGCATTGTTAAATAAAGCAAAAGAGACCTTGGCTTTTGAAATAACAAAGATTGTTCATGGAGAAGATGCGGCTTTAAGAGCTAATTCAGCAGCTAAAGCAGCCTTTCAAGGACATGGAGGAAATAGAGCAGATATTCCGTCCTTTAAATTGGGACCGCTTGGTTTAGATGGGGGTGGTGTTTTATTAATTGATCTGATGGATTTTTTAAAAATTGTATCTAGTAAGTCAGAGGCCAGACGACTTATTAATTCTGGTGGAGTTTATATAGATAAATTGAGAGTAATAGATCAAAATTATTTCCTTAGTAAAGATAGTTTTGCTAGTGGTGAGCTTGAACTTAGAGTTGGTAAGAAAAAAATTTTGAGAATTATTTTATAG
- the gltX gene encoding glutamate--tRNA ligase, translating into MNIRVRYAPSPTGLQHIGGIRTALFNYFFAKSCGGKFLLRIEDTDQTRYFKEAEEDLYESLKWLGIDFDEGPNCGGPYGPYVQSKRTKIYQEYANKLVKLGHAYYCYCTPERLERIRKIQTVNKMPTGYDRHCRNLSDSEIKDALNVGITPVIRFKISLDGETHFNDILLGKVTWANKDINPDPVILKSDGLPTYHLANVVDDHLMKVSHVLRAQEWLSSGSLHVLLYNAFGWTPPIYCHLPMVMGSDGQKLSKRHGATALKQFIDDGYLPEAVINYITLLGWSYDDKREFFTRSELKKLFSIDRVNKSPAIFDYHKLDFFNSYYIRKKEDEELVNLLIPFLQKAGYIKEDVNSCDKQTLMLLIPLIKPRIRKLSEAITMLRFFYEDIKTWNLDEFLGKKKTPDDIYLILENIKPILEGFETRILSENENIFYDFAKKNNFKIGEVLLPVRIAVLGSKVSPPLFDSLKLLGKDKVFDRINLAQQFLKKYGL; encoded by the coding sequence TTGAATATAAGAGTAAGATATGCACCCTCTCCTACTGGTTTACAGCATATTGGGGGCATTAGAACAGCTTTATTTAATTATTTTTTTGCCAAATCCTGTGGTGGGAAGTTTTTGCTTAGAATAGAGGATACAGACCAAACTAGGTATTTTAAAGAAGCAGAAGAAGATTTGTATGAAAGTTTAAAGTGGCTTGGCATTGATTTTGATGAAGGGCCTAATTGTGGTGGTCCTTATGGGCCTTATGTTCAGTCAAAAAGAACAAAAATATATCAAGAATATGCTAATAAATTAGTTAAATTAGGACATGCTTATTATTGTTATTGTACACCTGAGAGACTAGAGAGAATTAGAAAGATTCAAACTGTTAATAAGATGCCAACAGGTTATGATAGACATTGTAGAAATTTAAGTGATAGTGAAATTAAGGATGCTTTAAATGTAGGAATCACTCCTGTTATTAGATTTAAGATTTCTCTTGATGGAGAAACTCATTTTAATGATATTTTACTTGGTAAAGTTACATGGGCTAATAAGGATATTAATCCTGATCCTGTTATTCTTAAATCGGATGGACTTCCAACTTATCATCTTGCAAATGTTGTTGATGATCATTTAATGAAAGTATCTCACGTATTAAGAGCTCAAGAATGGCTTTCTTCTGGGTCTTTACATGTTCTTCTTTATAATGCTTTTGGATGGACTCCTCCCATTTATTGTCATCTTCCAATGGTCATGGGTAGTGATGGACAAAAATTAAGTAAAAGGCATGGTGCAACAGCTTTAAAACAATTTATTGATGATGGATATCTGCCAGAAGCTGTTATTAACTATATTACTTTACTTGGTTGGTCTTATGACGATAAGAGGGAATTCTTCACAAGAAGTGAACTCAAAAAGCTATTCTCTATCGATAGAGTTAATAAATCTCCTGCTATTTTTGATTATCATAAATTAGATTTTTTTAATAGCTATTATATTAGAAAAAAAGAAGATGAAGAGTTAGTCAATCTTTTAATTCCATTTTTACAAAAAGCAGGATACATTAAAGAAGATGTTAATTCATGTGATAAACAAACATTGATGCTTTTAATTCCTTTAATAAAGCCGAGAATTAGAAAACTTAGTGAGGCTATAACTATGCTTAGGTTTTTTTATGAGGACATTAAAACATGGAACTTAGATGAGTTTTTAGGGAAGAAAAAAACACCAGATGATATTTACCTTATTTTAGAAAATATTAAGCCAATACTAGAAGGATTTGAAACAAGAATATTGTCTGAAAATGAAAATATTTTTTATGATTTCGCTAAAAAAAATAATTTCAAAATAGGAGAAGTTCTGCTTCCAGTTAGGATTGCGGTTCTTGGCAGTAAGGTATCACCGCCTCTTTTTGATTCTTTGAAATTACTTGGCAAAGACAAGGTATTTGATAGAATAAATTTAGCGCAGCAGTTTTTAAAAAAATATGGATTATAA
- a CDS encoding glycine--tRNA ligase: MAKIEDVISLAKRKGFVFQSSEIYGGLSGVWDYGPLGIELKKNIQKEWWRDMIYLHENVVGLDSSILMRPEVWTASGHVDSFLELLVDCKNCKNRFRTDCVDLSQNCPNCNTMDSFTSSRSFNLMFKTNIGAVEDSSSEIYLRPETAQGIFVNFRNVLDSTRLKVPFGIAQVGKAFRNEIIAKNFIFRTCEFEQMEMQFFVHPNNMDDWYYYWKQKRMNFFIETLGIKSSNLRFKEHKDDELAHYAKYAVDIEYEFPFGFQEVEGIHNRGDYDLSQHAKFCGKPKLFEYHELTSGEKYVPHVIETSVGLTRSVLMTLCDAYDHEELDGGDKRIVLRLHPKLSPYKVAILPLVKKDGLPELARKIFMQLSDDFYMFYDDGGTIGKRYRRQDEIGTPYCVTIDYDTIENKTVTLRERDSMTQIRIPIDDLYSYIKTEILNYKGVSNR, encoded by the coding sequence ATGGCTAAAATAGAAGATGTTATTTCGCTTGCTAAGAGAAAAGGTTTTGTGTTCCAATCCTCAGAAATCTATGGAGGTCTCTCAGGCGTATGGGATTACGGACCTTTGGGTATTGAGCTTAAAAAAAATATCCAGAAAGAATGGTGGAGAGATATGATTTATTTGCATGAAAATGTGGTAGGTCTAGATAGTTCCATTTTAATGAGACCTGAAGTTTGGACAGCATCAGGACATGTTGATAGTTTTTTAGAGTTATTGGTGGACTGTAAAAATTGTAAAAATAGATTTAGGACGGATTGTGTTGATTTGTCTCAAAATTGTCCTAATTGTAATACTATGGATTCTTTTACATCTTCAAGAAGTTTTAATTTGATGTTTAAGACTAATATTGGAGCGGTTGAGGATAGTTCTAGTGAAATTTATTTAAGACCAGAAACTGCTCAGGGTATTTTTGTTAATTTTCGTAATGTGTTAGATTCTACAAGACTTAAGGTTCCTTTTGGTATAGCTCAGGTTGGGAAAGCATTTAGAAATGAAATAATAGCAAAGAATTTTATATTTAGGACTTGTGAATTTGAACAAATGGAAATGCAATTTTTTGTGCATCCTAATAATATGGATGATTGGTATTATTATTGGAAGCAAAAAAGAATGAATTTTTTTATTGAAACTCTTGGAATAAAATCCAGTAATCTTAGGTTTAAAGAACATAAAGATGATGAACTTGCTCATTATGCTAAATATGCAGTTGATATTGAGTATGAGTTTCCATTTGGTTTTCAAGAAGTTGAGGGAATTCATAATAGAGGTGATTATGATTTATCTCAGCATGCAAAATTTTGTGGAAAACCTAAGTTATTTGAATATCATGAATTAACAAGTGGTGAGAAATATGTTCCTCATGTTATTGAAACGTCAGTTGGACTTACAAGGAGTGTTTTAATGACCCTTTGTGATGCTTATGATCATGAAGAACTTGATGGAGGAGATAAAAGAATAGTTTTGCGTTTACATCCTAAACTTTCTCCTTATAAGGTTGCAATACTGCCTCTTGTAAAGAAAGATGGATTGCCTGAACTTGCTAGAAAAATTTTTATGCAACTTAGTGATGATTTTTACATGTTTTATGATGATGGTGGTACGATAGGTAAACGTTATAGGCGTCAAGATGAGATTGGAACACCTTATTGTGTAACAATAGATTATGATACTATTGAGAATAAAACGGTTACTTTAAGAGAGCGGGATAGTATGACTCAGATAAGAATTCCTATTGATGATTTATATTCATATATTAAAACTGAAATTCTAAATTACAAGGGAGTTTCAAATAGATGA